TCGACAAGTGCCTTGCCATTTTCTCACCATACCAGTGCCGAAATGGATTCAACAAGATATGGAGTGAGATCGGATTCTTTCACCAACGTTGATATTGTGTCGCCGAATATTCAAAGGAATATTATTGAGGGTAAGGATATTAATCTTACTACTTTACTAATATCAAATTACGAAAACCCTCAATCACACAATATCACTGCTGATGAAATAAAGGTGAATTTATCAAGCAAGCCTGACCCCCGTCTTAACAGGAACCTGAACATACAGGATTTTATTCAGGCCTTTGGGAAATATAAACGTATTATGTGTGGGTCATATCCCGAAAGACGAGAAGAGCTGGATGCTTATGAAGCAGATTTGATTCAGATCCATAAATTTTATGGTGATAAATTTTATACCTACCATAAGCTATTCTCCGCAAAGGCAGATACACTCCTAAGAGAGAAACACATCAAGGTTGATTGGAGTAAAAGAGACCGTGACATTCTTTCACTAGTTAGTGGGGGTATTAGAGTAAATGCATGCAACTTATGTCATCAAATTGATCATGCCACAGAATTTTGTTCATTGCAGATTTCTGATCATCAGGGTATACATGTAGATAGCAACTTAGGTAACAACAGGTCAGTCAGACCAAAAATGCAAAACAAGCTTGATAAACAAGGTCGTAGTAGAGTATTTTACGACGGTAAAGAAGTATGTAACAATTATAATAATGTCAGGGGTTGTTTCAGAACAACATGCAACCTTCTTCACGCTTGCTCAACCTGTAGATCTACATGTCACCCAGCACATACATGTACAGGTAATAGACAAAACCATCATGTACCTCAAAAATATTCACAAACCTACAAAAATAACACTAGCAGCAAAGATGTTACTCAGTCTAAACCGGATAACAAATCATGActacatatacaaaatatacctTTGGAAGATTATTCGATGAAAGCATCAACTCCTATCAACATAGAAAAACTTTAGCATGAGCTGCAGAATCATCCAGATATAAATTTCAGATCATATTTGATAAATGGATTAAGAAATGGTTTCGATTCTATGGTAAAATACAATACATGGAATACAAAAGTATGCAAAAATAATTACTCAGCTAGGTCGCAATCTACAGTTGTGTCAGATTTGATTAAGAAAGAATGTGAAAAAGGTTTTGTGTATGGGCCATTTCAACATAGTCCTTTTCCTCGTTTTAGAGTAAGCCCTTTAGGGGTAGCAACTGGGAAATATTCAGATAAGAAAAGATTAATTTTAGATTCGTCATCACCACACAATGATGAATGTATGAGTGTTAACGACATGATAGACAAAAGTGATTGTTCTATGTCTTATGTGAAAATAGATGATGCTATCCGCATCATTTCAAAATGTGGTAGGGAAGCAAGTCTTTCCAAATACGATATATCCgatgcatttaaaatttgtccTTACAAACCTACACAGTGGCCGCTATTCTGTTTTAAGTGGAAatctatgtattatttttatgttagaCTCACCTTTGGATGCCGTTCCAGTCctaaaatatttgacactgtCTCCCAAGCAGTGTGTTATATTGCTGAGAAAAACTATAAGGTAGAGCATATCTTGCATTTATTAGATGATTTCCTAACAATCGACCATCCCGATGAAGATGGAGAGAGGACAATGGCAATTATGATGACAATATTTAAACGGCTTAACATTCCCATTGCTAGTCATAAAACAGTTGGGCCTACCACTTGCTTAGAATATTTGGGTATCATACTAGACTCACAAAAGATGGAAACTAGATTACCTGATAATAAAGTGCAAAGGATATGCAATTTTATCCGCAAAATACTCCACAAATCATCTTGTGCAAAAAGAGAACTCTTACAGTTATTgggacatttaaattttgcttCCAGGGTTATTTTACCTGGAAGgtcttttgtttcttatttgatTAACTTGTCAACTACAGTTAAAGATTTGTCTGACTTTGTGCATTTAAGCACAGAATGTAGAACAGACTTAGATTTTTGGTTACGTTTTTTGTCAAACTGGAATGGCATTACtatgttttatgaaaatgaatttacaaGTAGCTTTGATATGGAATTATTTACAGACACTGCGTCAACATTAGGATTTGGGGGCTTCTTTCGGGGGAAATTCTTTTATTCAACCTGGCCTTTGGAATTACCATCATTGACAAACAACCTTTcaatagcctttttagaattatatCCTATTGTTGTAGCAGCACTGCGTTGGGGGCCAGAGTGGTCTTGTAAAAGAATATTATTCTGGTGTGATAATGAGGCCACTGTAGCTATTGTGAAAAAGGGGAGATCAAAAACTTTAGAAATTATGAAATTGATGAGACAGCTGACTTGGTGTgcagttaaatatattttttactttagtGCAAAACATGTTCCAGGTTATAAAAACCAAATTTCGGATGCTTTGTCTCGTTTACAGATCACCCGTTTTCACAAGCTGGCCCCAAAAGCAGAACAGAGTCCATGCATAGTTCCAAGTGCATCAGAAGTAATGTGGCACTGAGTGAAACAGTTAGTAATTTATGgaatttttctatttctgaaGGGACAAAAGTGTCATATGAGACtggttataatcatttttttaaatttttgctattaaatGGTATAAGTGTTACTGACAGCAAGCCTTATTCAGTGTCAGAAGATCTGTTGATATATTTTGCTACACATTGATTTCAACATCTCAAACTACAGTACTCTACCATTAAACTATACATATGTGGAATTAGACATAGATGCTTAAAGGACAACATATGTTCTCCTTTCAATAATTCCAGTAACAATTTAGAGAGACTGtccttgtttttaaattctattaaaAGATTACAGAAACCAATCATTAAAGATCGCTTACCCATTACTTTTGATATCCTTCAACATTTATGTGTTAAGCTTAAAGAAGGAATTTTTTCACCTTTTATTGACCAGATGTTATATACTGCTTTTACAGTAGCTTTTTATGGTTTCTTACGCTGTGGCGAGTTTACAATTCGCAGGTCAAAATCATTTGATTGTAACaacaatttatgtatatatgatgttttattttattctgactatgttattttacatttaaagcAATCTAAGACTGACCCTTTCAGGATGGGTGTTGATATTCAACTTCACAAGctaaatcatgattgttgtccATTTAAAGCTTTacatgattatttgattgtaaataacaccatgtttaaatttcaaaataataatgctttatTTATTGACGAATCTGGTAAAGCTCTAGAAAGAGAATTTTTCATCAGCAAGTTAAAGCATCTTTTGGGTATCTGTGGATATAATCCCCAGTCCTTTAACGGACATTCATTTCGAATTGGAGCTGCGACAACAGCTGGAAAATCTAATATTGAGGATCACTTAATTAAAACATTAGGTAGATGGAAGTCTAATAGTTATTGTCGCTATATAAGAACtagtaaaaatgtaattaaaaaagcACAACAAAAGTTATCATCATGATTCTTGTATATTTCCATTAGGGATATcccatgtaaaataattttgcttttattcttattttataccATATAGTGTACATTTGCACATGTACAATACATACCTGTGGATATTAAATATCtgagtatttatatatcatgtatttgattgttttatttttaaaactgattCATATGATTAAATGCATAGTTAATTATTTCTATCTTTATTATCAGTGAAGTATTGAAGGTGTCCAAGGTGTTCAATTTAAGTCCATCCCCTTACAACCACATTCCTATTCAATTCCTTGGGGGTCACTCAGCTGTTTCACATCTGATTTTTGGACCATTACGAAATTCACCACTGGTTAATTTCTCTTCTAATCCCCAAGTAATTAACTACTTTTCATCTCTCCACCGTCAATTCAACCCCTTTTCGTAGCACCCTGCTACGAGATGAAGCATCGCTTCATCCCCTTTTTGGAACCCTCTGCGTTCCAGTTGATTGGCGGAGTGTCCATGTCCACGGGGCTTGGCTACCCACTATACCAAGTGTCGTCGACAGGGCCTGGAGCAAAATTTTCCTAGCTGAGATACTGACTCCCAAAGGGCAaacttatattataataaaagtgAAACTTTATCAAGCCTT
This Mytilus trossulus isolate FHL-02 chromosome 14, PNRI_Mtr1.1.1.hap1, whole genome shotgun sequence DNA region includes the following protein-coding sequences:
- the LOC134696604 gene encoding uncharacterized protein LOC134696604, whose amino-acid sequence is MASMQPSVTHIRPSPDSFNKTYDLANWYEQRNASDVPLVPVPGTTQRTTAQHNFNFSPSTSALPFSHHTSAEMDSTRYGVRSDSFTNVDIVSPNIQRNIIEDHPFSQAGPKSRTESMHSSKCIRSNVALSETVSNLWNFSISEGTKVSYETGYNHFFKFLLLNGISVTDSKPYSVSEDLLIYFATH